The DNA window GTCATAATATAACCGGCTTCTCTTTTTGTGTAAAATCCTTTCATATACTGCTCTCTTGTCAGGATAACGGCTGCATTTGACGCACCAAACCAGGAAGCCATCAGATCGACCGAAGCTCTACCCGGTACATGAAACAGCGGCCGTACTACCGGGCGCAGAAGCACACCGAGGAACTCCATGATTCCACAGTCCGTCAAAAACGGCAGGATAAAACTGAATCCCAGTACGATACAAAACAGCGTACCACTTAAGCTTACCATACTTGCTCCGGTATCCGCAGACAGGATAAATTCCGGTCCTTTTCCCAGTACAACCATCGCGATCACAATCGCACCGATCACTTTTGATACCAGATACAGCGGTGTCGTCGAAAATGCCTTGCTCAGATAATGATTTTTCCGGATCCAGTCCGGTTTGCAGATATAGTCATATACCGTGAGAATCGCCGATCCCACAACGATCACCAGCAGGATATACGGCAGTGAGCCGCCAAACAGGCTCTTTAAAAAGTTTTTCAGATAATCCAGTAAAGTCGTAAATGATTCTCCCTGCGGAATCGGCACCAGAAACATGGCGATTCCAAATGCAGAACCAAGAATAAACTTCAGAAGATTCTTCGCATTTACATGATTTTCCTTCATCGTTCTTCCTCTCTTTGTTTTATTTTCAAAACCTCCTATCGACAACCGTTTCCGTTTCTCCGACTCAGATTTTGTTTTTTCTTTTCCTGATTGCAGTTTGTGATCTACGCAGCATCAGCACTCCAGTGCTTCTACATCCTCCATTGCCTGATAGATCATATCCTCTGTCACTTCATATGGAATATGTTCCATATCCGGACCCTCTACCGTCTCTTTTAATACCGGTGCAAGGATCAGCCGTTCCAGCGGAACCTGCATTTCGCACAGAGTTGTTGCAATCTCCAGTTTCTGTAGGAACCGTTTCAGCTTCCGTGCCTCATCCAGCTGCCCGTCTACTGCCAGCTGCACCAGCACCCCGTAAGCTACCACATTTCCATGCAGATAAGATTCCTCGAATCCCGGAAGTACATCCAGCCCGTAACATACCGAATGTGCGATCGCACAGTTATATTCATCAAGCACCACCAGCGATACCAGCCCGGTACTTACGATGTTGGCGAGTACCGCCTGTTTGAGTGCTGTGGATACTTTGTCTTCTTTGCAGTCTTTCCACGCCTGCACGCCATATTCCATAAGCGGGGTATAGCACATATTGCTGATTTCTCTTCCCAGTGCCGAACTGTGTTCCAGCTGATCTCCCCGCGCCGCAAAATGGCACTCAAAATATTTTCCAAGCGTATCTCCCATTCCCGCCTGCAGGTATCTTGCCGGTGCTTTTGCAATCACTTCCAGATCGATAAAGCAATGTCTCGCCGGACGCTCATAAAAATAAAAGCTGTCAAACGTTCCATTTTCTTTGTATACAACAGAAAGTGCTGTTGTTGCCGCACAAGTCGCTGCGATCGTCGGAAATGTAAAGACCGGAAATCCTGCCTCATATCCGGCTCCCTTTGCCGTATCCAGCGCTTTACCGCCACCCATACCAAAGATCATATCCACCTGTTTTTCTTTTGCATATGCCGCCCAGCGGTGAATATTTTCATATGTACAGTCTTCACCAAAAACAACCGTATCCACAATTTCCATCCCGGTTCCGGCAATTGCCTGCACCAGGCGCTCTTTTCCCGCACGCAGTGCCTTTTTCCCACCGATCAGAAGGATCCGTTTTCCGTACAGCCCGCACACAAAGGGAACTTCTTTCCATGTATCTGTTCCGATCGAATAATTACAAAAGAAAACTGCTTCTATATTCATTATTTCAACAACTCCTTTAATTTGCTAAGACGCTCCAGTGCCTCATCAATCGTTGCTTCCTCTCTCGCAAAGTGCAGACGGATCAGATGGTTTACATCCTCCTTAAAGAAGCTGGAACCCGGAACCGCAGCCACTCCGATATTTTTGATCATCCATTCACAGAATTCCAGATCCGTATACCCCGCAAACTGAGGCAGATCCAGAAACTCCTGAATATCAATCAGTACAAAATACGTTCCCTGCGGAACATTGTGTTTCAGCCCGATCCGATCCAGACCATCCAGGAAATAGGCACGTTTCTTTGTATAGGTCTCCAGAAGCTCCGTATAATAACTCTCCGGGAAATTCAGACCTACCGTAGCGGCTTCCTGTAACGGTGCAGCCGCTCCGACCGTCAGGAAATCATGCACTTTCTTCGCTGCCTCGATCACTTCTTCCGGTCCGATCAGATATCCCAGTCTCCATCCGGTAATGGAATATGTTTTTGACAGAGAATTGCAGGTGATCGTATGCTCATACATACCCGGTAGGGATGCCATGCAGGTGTGATGATACGGCGCATATACCATATGTTCATACACCTCATCCGTTACCACAAACGCATCATATTTCACTGCAAGTTCCCCGATTCCCATCAGTTCCTCTCTGGAAAATACTTTTCCACACGGATTTGACGGATTACACACGATGATTGCCTTTGCTCCATCCTGAAATCCTTTTTCCACCAGGCTCATATCAAAATGATATTCCGGCGGAACCAGAGGAATGTAGATCGGATCTGCTCCGGATAAAATCGCATCTGCTCCATAATTTTCATAAAATGGAGAAAATACCATAACCTTATCCCCCGGATTACAGATGGTCATCATCGCACACATCATCGCTTCCGTACCACCACAGGTCACAACAATCTCCTTATCCGGATCAATCGTCCGTCCAATCGCCCGTCCCTGTTTTCTTGCAAGCGCTTCCCTGAAGTTTTCCGCTCCGAAAGTAATTGAATACTGGTGCGGTCCTTCATAAGCTGCCTTCGCCAGCGCATCCATAATCTCCTTCGGCGGATCAAAATCCGGAAATCCCTGAGAAAGATTGATTGCTCCATACTCATCACTGATTCGCGTCATTCTGCGGATTACCGAATCCGTAAATGTCTGTACCCTGTTACTTAATCCTGGCATTGTATGTTCTCCTTTGCTTTTTGTATTTTCTATATTATTTTTCTGCCCATACCTGTCTCATCTGTCACTTTTTGAAGTATTGTTCACTTCGTACTCAGTAATACTAAACTTTTCTGTCCTGATGTCCCCTGGTATGGACTTGTGTTTCTTTCAAACCTCGTCTATAATAAAGTATACCGTTACGGTATAGTCAATAGGAGGATGTATATTTATGCAAAAATTTTCTGTTCCCTGCATAAAAACCGGTGATTTTGCAAAATTATGCAACACAAACAAACGTACACTGATTCATTACGATGAAATCGGTCTCTTTTCCCCGGCGTATACCGATGAAAAAGGTTATCGCTATTACAGTGAAAATCAGTGTGACACATTCTTTACGATCACCTGTCTCAAAGAAATCGGTATGCCCTTAAAAGAAATCAAACAATACATTGACCATAAAAATCCCGAAGACTTACAGACGCTTCTGTTACAGCAGCAACAGAAAGTGGAGGCTGACTTTGCACGTCTCCACCGGATCCGTCAGGTCATCGACACCAAATTGCAGCTGATCCACGCCGGAGAACATCTGCAATTTTCCGATTCCGTCTCAGCCGTAAGCCTCGAAGATTTCCCGGAAGAATATCTGATCGTCAGCCCTCCGTTACATACCAGCGACCACGAAAAGATCTTTTCCGCCATCTATCAGCACATCGCATACTGCAACCACAACCTGTTAAATGCCGGTCACCCCTACGGTGCCATGCTCGCCACCGAGGAACTGTTGCAGGGACATCAGGATGTGTATGCTCACTTTTTCACCAAGGTGATCCAACCACCAACCGGTCATCCCTGGATGAGCAAACCAGCAGGAACATATGCAGTTATCTATCTCAAAGGCGACTACTACGAAGCTGACCAGGCTTTTGAAACTCTCCTGGACTATATTCAAGAAAATAACCTGACACCTGGAACTTATTGCTATAAAGAAGCGGTTCTGGATGAAATGGCAGTAGAGAACGAAACCCAACTCGTAACCCGAATCTCGATTCCTGTATAACACAAAACTCCCCGGAGGATGTATCTGGTCTGTATCCAGAAAAATCCTCCGGGGAGTTTCTATATATCGTTTTTATTTCGTCTCTTTCGTTTCTTCCAGCATCGAAGTACAATGCGGACATCTGGTTGCATCAATGGCAATCTCTGTCTTACAATAAGGACATTTCTTCGTTGTCGGTGCAGCCGGTTTTTCTTCTTTGTTATGATTCAGCTTTGCAGCCGCACTGTTCATAACTCTCATAATCGTAAAGATCACCAGTGCCATAATCAGGAAATTCAATACAGCTGAGATAAACTTACCATAATTCAAAGTAACCTCGCCTAAAATGTTCCATTTCAGCTGATCAAAATTCATACCACCGAACAGTCCAAGAATCGGATTAATGATATCATCAACCAAAGAAGATACGATGCTGGTAAAAGCACCACCAATAATGATACCGACAGCCATATCCATCACATTTCCACGGTTGATAAATTCCCGAAACTCTTTGATAAACTTCTTCACGCTTCCTTCCCCCTTCTTTTGTATTCACTGTACAAGCTGTTTTTATTATATAATTTCACAGTTAAAATGACAAGATATAACAAGTAGCAAGCAAAATCGGTCCACTGGATCGGTTTTTGATATACAACACAAAAAAAGAACAACAGTTAACTGTTGTTCTTACTATACAGGGGATGAGGGATTCGAACCCCCATCGACGGTTTTGGAGACCGGTGCTCTACCATTGAACTAATCCCCTATATTCAATTAAAGGCATATACCTTCAAAACTGCATACACACAACATCCACTTCCTACTGCTTTGCGATCGACCACTCTGCTTATCTCTAAGCCCTCAGGTCAAACCCTCGACCGATTAGTAACAGTCAGCTCCATACATTACTGCACTTCCACCTCTGCCCTATCTACCTCGTCGTCTTCAAGGGGTCTTACTTCTTTTATAGAATGGGATATCTCATCTTGAGGGGGGCTTCACGCTTAGATGCCTTCAGCGTTTATCCCTTCCGGACTTGGCTACCCTGCCATGCAGCTGGCACTGCAACAGGTACACCAGCGGTCCGTCCATCCCGGTCCTCTCGTACTAAGGACAGCTCCTCTCAGATATCCTACGCCCACGCCGGATAGGGACCGAACTGTCTCACGACGTTCTGAACCCAGCTCGCGTACCGCTTTAATGGGCGAACAGCCCAACCCTTGGGACCTACTACAGCCCCAGGATGCGATGAGCCGACATCGAGGTGCCAAACCACTCCGTCGATGTGAACTCTTGGGAGTGATAAGCCTGTTATCCCCAGGGTAGCTTTTATCCGTTGAGCGATGGCATTCCCACTTAATACCACCGGATCACTAAGTCCTACTTTCGTACCTGCTCCACCCGTCGGTGTCGCAGTCAAGCTCCCTTCTGCCTTTGCACTCTTCGAATGGTTTCCAACCATTCTGAGGGAACCTTTGAGCGCCTCCGATACCCTTTCGGAGGCGACCGCCCCAGTCAAACTCCCCACCTGACATTGTCCCCCAACCGGGTCACGGCTGCTGGTTAGAAACCCAGTACTGCAAGGGTGGTATCCCAACAGCGGCTCCATGGCAACTGGCGTTACCATTTCATAGCCTCCCACCTATCCTGTACATGCAATACCGAATCCCAGTATCAAGCTGGAGTAAAGCTCCATGGGGTCTTTCCGTCCTGGCGCAGGTAACCAGCATCTTCACTGGTACTTCAATTTCACCGGATGCATTGTCGAGACAGCGCTCAAATCATTACGCCTTTCGTGCGGGTCGGAACTTACCCGACAAGGAATTTCGCTACCTTAGGACCGTTATAGTTACGGCCGCCGTTTACTGGGGCTTAAATTCAAAGCTTCGCTTGCACTAACCTCTCCTCTTAACCTTCCAGCACCGGGCAGGCGTCAGCCCATATACCTCACCTTTCGGTTTTGCATAGACCTGTGTTTTTGCTAAACAGTTGCTTGAGCCTATTCTCTGCGGCCCGCTGTTACACGGGCACCCCTTCTCCCGAAGTTACGGGGTCATTTTGCCGAGTTCCTTAACAATGCTTCTTCCGTCGGCCTTAGGATTCTCTCCTCATCCACCTGTGTCGGTTTACGGTACGGGTACAATAAGAACAATAGCGGCTTTTCTTGACGCATGGCTCACATACTTCCCTACTAAATTTCGGTCCGCATCACGTCTTCGGATTGCCCTGCGGTTTTTCCTACAGGACTCCTACCCCGCTTGCACGCGGCTTTCCATTCCGCGCCTATGCTCTCCACACGTGTCCCCACAGTTCTGTCTTACTGCAGTACAGGAATCTCAACCTGTTGTCCATCGGCTACGGCTCCCGCCCTCGCCTTAGGCCCCGACTTACCCAGGGCAGATCAGCTTTACCCTGGAAACCTTAGATATTCGGCCGAAAGGATTCTCACCTTTCTCTCGCTACTCATTCCGGCATTCTCTCTTCGATACACTCCACAGCTCCTTCCGGTACTGCTTCGTCGCGTATCCAATGCTCCTCTACCAATGTCTTCAGACATTCCTCAGCTTCGGTGTCGTGTTTCAGCCCCGGACATTTTCGGCGCAGGACCTCTCGACCAGTGAGCTATTACGCACTCTTTGAATGTGTGGCTGCTTCTGAGCCAACATCCTGGTTGTCTTCGAAATCCCACATCCTTTTCCACTTAACACGTACTTTGGGACCTTAGCTGGAGGTCTGGGCTCTTTCCCTTTTGACTATCCAACT is part of the Blautia faecicola genome and encodes:
- a CDS encoding iron-containing alcohol dehydrogenase family protein; this translates as MNIEAVFFCNYSIGTDTWKEVPFVCGLYGKRILLIGGKKALRAGKERLVQAIAGTGMEIVDTVVFGEDCTYENIHRWAAYAKEKQVDMIFGMGGGKALDTAKGAGYEAGFPVFTFPTIAATCAATTALSVVYKENGTFDSFYFYERPARHCFIDLEVIAKAPARYLQAGMGDTLGKYFECHFAARGDQLEHSSALGREISNMCYTPLMEYGVQAWKDCKEDKVSTALKQAVLANIVSTGLVSLVVLDEYNCAIAHSVCYGLDVLPGFEESYLHGNVVAYGVLVQLAVDGQLDEARKLKRFLQKLEIATTLCEMQVPLERLILAPVLKETVEGPDMEHIPYEVTEDMIYQAMEDVEALEC
- the mscL gene encoding large conductance mechanosensitive channel protein MscL translates to MKKFIKEFREFINRGNVMDMAVGIIIGGAFTSIVSSLVDDIINPILGLFGGMNFDQLKWNILGEVTLNYGKFISAVLNFLIMALVIFTIMRVMNSAAAKLNHNKEEKPAAPTTKKCPYCKTEIAIDATRCPHCTSMLEETKETK
- a CDS encoding MerR family transcriptional regulator — encoded protein: MQKFSVPCIKTGDFAKLCNTNKRTLIHYDEIGLFSPAYTDEKGYRYYSENQCDTFFTITCLKEIGMPLKEIKQYIDHKNPEDLQTLLLQQQQKVEADFARLHRIRQVIDTKLQLIHAGEHLQFSDSVSAVSLEDFPEEYLIVSPPLHTSDHEKIFSAIYQHIAYCNHNLLNAGHPYGAMLATEELLQGHQDVYAHFFTKVIQPPTGHPWMSKPAGTYAVIYLKGDYYEADQAFETLLDYIQENNLTPGTYCYKEAVLDEMAVENETQLVTRISIPV
- a CDS encoding pyridoxal phosphate-dependent aminotransferase, which gives rise to MPGLSNRVQTFTDSVIRRMTRISDEYGAINLSQGFPDFDPPKEIMDALAKAAYEGPHQYSITFGAENFREALARKQGRAIGRTIDPDKEIVVTCGGTEAMMCAMMTICNPGDKVMVFSPFYENYGADAILSGADPIYIPLVPPEYHFDMSLVEKGFQDGAKAIIVCNPSNPCGKVFSREELMGIGELAVKYDAFVVTDEVYEHMVYAPYHHTCMASLPGMYEHTITCNSLSKTYSITGWRLGYLIGPEEVIEAAKKVHDFLTVGAAAPLQEAATVGLNFPESYYTELLETYTKKRAYFLDGLDRIGLKHNVPQGTYFVLIDIQEFLDLPQFAGYTDLEFCEWMIKNIGVAAVPGSSFFKEDVNHLIRLHFAREEATIDEALERLSKLKELLK